The following coding sequences are from one Triticum dicoccoides isolate Atlit2015 ecotype Zavitan chromosome 4A, WEW_v2.0, whole genome shotgun sequence window:
- the LOC119283796 gene encoding protein NUCLEAR FUSION DEFECTIVE 2-like: MGMGNRHRFEYRPGAQGSQSSNGVPAAAVLLLLLVPVSHPLASGLESSPFDAALAALQGRIGYAFGSPDLLRRAMTHASYSRENGRALAVLGLAAAESAAALRALAADRDAPASAVSRAARDAAGEPACAAAGARAGIPGVVRVAGSTKASAPPVVCGALRALLGAVAVDNGTAAAAAEVFWRLHVITAAAM, translated from the exons ATGGGCATGGGAAACCGCCATCGCTTCGAGTATAGGCCAGGGGCCCAGGGCAGT CAGAGCAGCAATggcgtccccgccgccgccgtcctcctcctgctcctcgtccCCGTCTCCCATCCACTGGCCTCAGGCCTGGAGTCCTCGCCGTTCGACGCGGCGCTGGCGGCGCTGCAGGGCCGGATCGGCTACGCGTTCGGGTCCCCGGACCTGCTCCGCCGCGCGATGACGCACGCCTCCTACTCGCGCGAGAACGGCCGGGCGCTGGCCGTGCTCGGCCTGGCCGCGGCGGAGTCGGCCGCCGCGCTGcgggccctcgccgccgaccgcgacGCGCCGGCCTCCGCCGTCTCCCGCGCCGCGCGCGACGCCGCGGGGGAGCCCGCCTGCGCCGCGGCGGGCGCCCGCGCGGGCATCCCGGGCGTCGTGCGCGTCGCCGGGTCCACCAAGGCCTCGGCCCCGCCCGTGGTCTGCGGCGCCCTCCGCGCGCTCCTCGGCGCCGTCGCCGTCGACAacggcaccgccgccgccgccgccgaggtcttCTGGCGCCTCCACGTCATCACCGCCGCCGCCATGTGA